In Larimichthys crocea isolate SSNF unplaced genomic scaffold, L_crocea_2.0 scaffold32531, whole genome shotgun sequence, the following are encoded in one genomic region:
- the LOC113744951 gene encoding integrin alpha-L-like: protein MYGLCRIFLLTYMVTVAIPVSLAFNLDMTPSDMYSGEQKDFYGYKVLQFKSGTNKGIIVTAPLNGSGEICKHDKSEKPKCFTPKDISFPNKTIPVKHFGLSIAEDSTLSQFTVCSPSVAHECYDNSYLNSVCYKMTAHLQPVSSITPNFQECKKQTVDLAFLFDGSGSMTEEEFHKNKDFIVDIMKNLSSSSIKFAAVQFSSDYRKVFDFNDYQAGTALDKLMKEPHMKKLTNTHKALKFVLEQIFENPGAGATPDATKVLVIITDGDPSDADRHGIIKKYDEKHITRFVIGVSCYVIYMSHYSVLCFQ, encoded by the exons CCATCCCTGTTTCTTTGGCTTTCAACCTTGATATGACACCCTCTGATATGTATTCTGGCGAACAAAAAGATTTCTATGGATACAAAGTGCTTCAATTCAAATCTGGAACAAACAAAGG GATAATTGTTACTGCGCCTCTAAATGGATCTGGAGAAATATGCAAACATGACAAATCTGAAAAACCCAAGTGCTTCACCCCTAAAG ATATTTCTTTCCCAAACAAGACAATACCGGTCAAGCACTTTGGACTGTCTATAGCTGAAGACTCCACACTCTCACAATTCACT GTTTGCAGTCCAAGTGTAGCCCATGAATGTTATGACAATTCCTATTTGAACAGCGTGTGTTACAAGATGACAGCTCATCTACAGCCAGTCTCCTCTATCACACCTAATTTCCAAG AGTgcaaaaaacagacagtggaCCTCGCCTTTCTATTTGATGGATCCGGGAGTATGACTGAAGAAGAGttccacaaaaataaagatttcataGTGGATATAATGAAAAATCTTTCAAGCTCATCAATCAAG tttgcagcagttcagTTCTCTTCAGATTACAGGAAGGTTTTTGACTTCAATGACTATCAAGCTGGTACTGCTCTTGATAAACTCATGAAAGAACCCCATATGAAGAaactcaccaacacacacaaagcactcAAATTTGTGCT GGAACAAATCTTTGAAAACCCAGGAGCAGGCGCAACTCCTGATGCAACTAAAGTTCTGGTAATAATCACAGATGGAGACCCCAgtgatgcagacagacatgggattattaagaaatatgatgaaaaaCACATAACACGCTTTGTCATTGGGGTAAGCTGTTATGTGAtatacatgtctcattattcTGTCTTATGTTTCCAATAG